The Micromonospora sp. NBC_00421 genome contains a region encoding:
- a CDS encoding C40 family peptidase yields MPPHRHVQGQSPARPAALGRVARRLLTVVAAVAVGAGMLVAPAHAAPTPEEIEAALDKQWEQLEPTIESYNKVRAQLKVNRKKSAELQKKIEPLALQSELALGRVGDLASRYYKSGPSQELSALLTTSKPGTLAAQLTILDRLAAEQRKEVEAVLVVRRKYDAEKQKLDTLIAAEVQQEKDLATKKTKINAEIKRLQASMPKTTVKVNGCPTINGVVSSAARTAIQVACQQVGDPYVWGATGPNSFDCSGLTQFAYKAAGISLTHFTGAQWNEGKAIPRSEARPGDLVFFFSDLHHVGLYLGNDMMVHAPRTGKPVQVTSINYMPVAGFRRPG; encoded by the coding sequence ATGCCCCCTCACCGTCACGTCCAGGGCCAGTCGCCCGCCCGCCCGGCAGCCCTCGGGCGGGTCGCCCGCCGCCTGCTCACCGTGGTCGCGGCGGTCGCCGTCGGTGCCGGGATGCTCGTCGCGCCGGCGCATGCCGCGCCGACACCCGAGGAGATCGAGGCGGCCCTCGACAAGCAGTGGGAACAGCTCGAACCGACCATCGAGAGCTACAACAAGGTCCGGGCCCAGCTCAAGGTCAACCGCAAGAAGTCGGCCGAACTGCAGAAGAAGATCGAGCCGCTGGCCCTGCAGAGCGAGCTGGCCCTCGGCCGGGTCGGTGACCTCGCCTCCCGCTACTACAAGTCCGGCCCCTCGCAGGAGTTGAGCGCGCTGCTCACCACCAGCAAGCCGGGCACCCTCGCCGCGCAGCTGACCATTCTGGACCGCCTCGCCGCCGAGCAGCGCAAGGAGGTCGAGGCCGTGCTCGTGGTGCGTCGCAAGTACGACGCCGAGAAGCAGAAGCTCGACACCCTGATCGCCGCCGAGGTGCAGCAGGAGAAGGACCTCGCGACCAAGAAGACCAAGATCAACGCTGAGATCAAGCGGCTCCAGGCGTCTATGCCGAAGACCACGGTCAAGGTGAACGGCTGCCCGACGATCAACGGCGTGGTCAGCTCCGCCGCCCGTACCGCGATCCAGGTCGCCTGCCAGCAGGTCGGTGACCCGTACGTCTGGGGGGCCACCGGGCCGAACTCGTTCGACTGCTCCGGGCTCACCCAGTTCGCCTACAAGGCGGCCGGCATCTCGCTCACGCACTTCACCGGCGCCCAGTGGAACGAGGGCAAGGCCATCCCGCGCTCCGAGGCCCGCCCCGGTGACCTGGTCTTCTTCTTCAGCGACCTGCACCACGTCGGCCTCTACCTGGGCAACGACATGATGGTGCACGCCCCACGGACCGGTAAGC